A genome region from Tolypothrix sp. PCC 7712 includes the following:
- a CDS encoding helix-turn-helix domain-containing protein, whose translation MNIKKPLVRNQPEVGQLIRRLRLVAGLTQEQFAASLGVTYSTINRWENKRSQPSPLAIEKIERMLKAMDEQFYYF comes from the coding sequence ATGAATATCAAAAAACCCTTGGTGAGAAATCAGCCAGAGGTAGGACAGCTTATCCGGAGGCTGCGGCTTGTGGCTGGGCTAACGCAAGAACAGTTTGCAGCCTCTCTAGGTGTTACATATTCAACAATTAACCGTTGGGAAAATAAACGCTCTCAACCATCACCTTTGGCGATAGAGAAGATTGAGAGAATGTTAAAAGCAATGGATGAACAATTTTATTATTTCTAG
- a CDS encoding extracellular solute-binding protein, protein MDRRSFLLATGTVAISQLLIGCGGSNRTQLKVQLLKGSIPGQVVNEFQKNLQRQVESKFTPVDQIQDLFKQLQSWQEKPKTSDEQGWSRFIPFQQNQKTPVADLVTLGDYWLKAAIQQNLVEPLNQGQIKQWSAVDEKWKQLVTRNDQGNPDPQGKVWAAPYRWGNTVLIYNRQKFQELGWKPQDWSDLWREELRSHISLLNHPREVIGLVLKKLGKSYNTENLDQVPNLETELRTLNQQVKFYDSRTYLEPLIVGDTWLALAWSEDATPVLLRYPQLAAVIPQSGTSLWADLWVRPKGAVKDDLLNRWIDFCLQPAIAKQIAILTKTNSPTATNIAAADIQEPLLNLLVNNPAVFDKSEFLLPLSDSATKQYETLFTKIKQG, encoded by the coding sequence ATGGATCGACGGTCGTTTTTATTAGCCACAGGTACAGTGGCAATTTCACAACTACTTATTGGCTGTGGTGGAAGCAACCGGACGCAGCTGAAAGTACAGCTATTAAAAGGTTCCATACCTGGCCAGGTAGTTAATGAATTTCAGAAAAACTTACAGCGACAGGTAGAGTCTAAGTTTACCCCTGTCGATCAAATACAAGATTTATTCAAACAATTGCAAAGTTGGCAAGAAAAGCCAAAAACTAGCGATGAGCAAGGATGGAGTCGGTTTATCCCATTTCAGCAAAACCAAAAAACACCCGTAGCTGACTTGGTAACATTAGGAGATTATTGGCTGAAAGCGGCGATTCAACAAAACCTAGTTGAACCATTGAATCAAGGACAAATCAAACAATGGTCGGCTGTGGATGAAAAGTGGAAGCAACTGGTAACGCGCAACGACCAAGGTAATCCCGATCCACAAGGGAAAGTTTGGGCAGCTCCTTACCGCTGGGGTAATACAGTATTAATTTATAATCGCCAGAAGTTTCAAGAATTGGGATGGAAACCCCAAGATTGGAGTGATTTGTGGCGAGAGGAATTGCGATCGCACATTTCTCTACTCAATCACCCACGGGAAGTAATTGGTCTAGTTTTAAAGAAATTAGGAAAATCCTACAATACCGAGAATCTTGACCAAGTACCAAACTTGGAAACAGAACTGCGGACATTAAATCAACAAGTTAAATTCTACGACTCTCGAACCTACCTAGAACCCTTAATTGTTGGTGACACTTGGCTAGCACTTGCTTGGTCTGAGGATGCAACACCAGTATTATTGCGTTATCCCCAACTAGCAGCAGTTATCCCGCAATCGGGAACATCATTATGGGCAGATTTATGGGTACGTCCCAAAGGCGCTGTTAAAGATGATTTATTAAATAGATGGATAGATTTTTGTTTACAACCCGCGATCGCTAAACAAATTGCAATTCTCACCAAAACTAACTCGCCAACTGCTACAAATATTGCAGCTGCAGATATTCAGGAACCATTGCTCAATCTTTTAGTGAATAATCCTGCAGTTTTCGATAAAAGTGAATTTTTGCTTCCCTTATCTGATTCAGCCACAAAGCAATACGAAACTTTGTTTACCAAAATCAAGCAAGGATGA
- the cobT gene encoding nicotinate mononucleotide-dependent phosphoribosyltransferase CobT, which translates to MISIYTQIAQGEAWIAKYRDRLPVFACILGFTETGLIPGISAAGKTPEDRKYTACADAEFLYYGAEHQAKYPLPPLAAGASPVLISRAVVEALKTPVYLFNAGLPYTPAVPSIDLGGFPARCLSQGNAMELATVKHLLEQGLLWGTKLAANQDGYLVLGECVVGGTTTALAILTGLGIPAEGKVNSSHPICNHDQKSALVLAGLEKMRQRGTNYQLPITNPQSKVDPLKLIAAVGDPMQVVVAGMAIAASRSCGVLLAGGTQMLAVYALMNAIAQAYNLSWQPKEVVVGTTRWVAEDPTGGTVELALSLGQQDIMKGGETPPLLATQLNFTDSCYPQLQAYEQGFVKEGMGAGGAAIAAHLSLDWQQNQLLEAIEKQLERLSRFNQQ; encoded by the coding sequence ATGATTAGTATTTATACTCAAATAGCACAGGGAGAAGCTTGGATTGCTAAGTATCGCGATCGCTTACCTGTGTTTGCTTGTATTTTAGGATTTACAGAAACTGGTTTGATTCCGGGGATTTCTGCGGCGGGAAAGACTCCCGAAGATAGGAAGTATACAGCTTGTGCTGATGCAGAATTTCTCTACTATGGTGCTGAACACCAAGCCAAATATCCCTTACCACCACTAGCGGCGGGTGCGTCACCTGTGCTAATTTCTCGTGCTGTGGTGGAAGCGCTGAAAACACCTGTTTATTTGTTTAATGCAGGATTACCCTACACCCCAGCAGTACCAAGCATCGATTTGGGTGGCTTTCCTGCTAGGTGTTTAAGTCAAGGTAACGCGATGGAATTAGCAACAGTCAAGCACTTGCTAGAACAAGGGTTGCTTTGGGGTACTAAACTGGCTGCTAATCAAGATGGGTATTTAGTTTTAGGGGAATGTGTGGTTGGTGGCACAACTACCGCCTTAGCCATTTTAACTGGCTTGGGTATACCAGCCGAGGGCAAGGTCAACAGCAGCCATCCTATTTGTAACCATGACCAAAAATCGGCTTTGGTACTAGCAGGTTTGGAGAAAATGAGACAAAGAGGAACCAATTACCAATTACCAATTACCAATCCCCAATCCAAAGTAGATCCTCTCAAACTTATTGCTGCTGTAGGCGATCCGATGCAAGTGGTGGTGGCGGGAATGGCGATTGCAGCTAGTCGCAGTTGTGGTGTGTTGCTGGCTGGTGGGACGCAAATGCTAGCTGTTTACGCGCTGATGAATGCGATCGCCCAAGCTTACAATTTATCTTGGCAACCAAAAGAAGTAGTAGTAGGTACAACGCGTTGGGTAGCAGAAGATCCCACTGGGGGAACGGTGGAATTAGCCCTCAGTTTAGGTCAACAAGACATAATGAAGGGTGGAGAAACCCCACCCTTACTAGCTACACAACTGAATTTTACTGATTCTTGTTATCCCCAACTCCAGGCTTACGAACAGGGCTTTGTTAAAGAAGGTATGGGCGCTGGAGGAGCTGCGATCGCTGCTCATCTGAGTTTAGATTGGCAGCAAAACCAACTTTTGGAAGCCATCGAAAAACAACTTGAGAGATTGAGCAGATTCAATCAACAATAG
- a CDS encoding DUF2232 domain-containing protein: MSILDSSPDEPQPGSSPESQTPQNRSDKQGNSLKFDNQNTLQPPQLKVDAPLRMVETAFLASTASLIWFINFYFPLGPVLKIFFPVPIALVYLRWGRRAAWMAAVTSGLLLGVLMGPVRSLLYVMPYGFMGVLLGSAWNRRVPWIVSMTLGMLLGTLGAFFRVWFLSVLSGEDLWIYAINQVTELLEWIFLKLGLLINPSTFWIQIGAIALIMFNNFIYLFVVHIGAWLLLDRLGNPIPRPPRWVQVLMDYE, translated from the coding sequence ATGAGCATTTTAGATTCTTCGCCAGATGAGCCACAGCCTGGTTCATCGCCTGAATCTCAAACCCCGCAAAATCGGTCAGACAAACAAGGCAATTCGCTCAAGTTTGACAATCAAAACACGCTGCAACCTCCCCAATTAAAGGTAGATGCACCTTTAAGGATGGTGGAAACAGCGTTTTTGGCTAGTACTGCGAGTTTGATTTGGTTTATTAATTTTTATTTTCCTTTGGGCCCGGTATTAAAGATATTTTTTCCAGTACCGATCGCTCTAGTCTACCTGCGTTGGGGGCGACGCGCTGCTTGGATGGCAGCAGTTACATCTGGCTTGCTGCTAGGGGTGTTAATGGGCCCTGTTCGCAGTTTACTGTATGTAATGCCCTATGGTTTTATGGGCGTGCTGTTAGGTAGTGCATGGAATCGCCGTGTTCCTTGGATAGTTTCTATGACCTTGGGTATGTTACTCGGGACTTTAGGGGCTTTTTTTCGGGTATGGTTTCTGTCGGTGCTATCCGGTGAAGACTTATGGATTTATGCGATTAACCAAGTCACAGAACTACTAGAGTGGATATTTCTGAAGCTGGGATTATTAATCAACCCCAGTACATTCTGGATACAAATCGGAGCGATCGCTTTGATTATGTTCAACAATTTTATCTACTTGTTTGTAGTCCACATAGGAGCATGGCTGTTGTTGGATCGTCTGGGAAATCCAATCCCCCGTCCGCCTCGCTGGGTACAAGTTTTGATGGATTATGAATAA
- a CDS encoding Crp/Fnr family transcriptional regulator: MEDRFSLQTPANPWMLSTPFFQGLPELVVETALTHFVTRTHPPNQVILLENDWGGSVYFIVDGWVKIRTYNLEGKEVTLNIIGKGELFGEMAALDEVPRSTDVITLTPTVIGSMPSQDFVKLLQTEPMAGMRLAQLMARRLRQVNRRLRLRESDSQSRVADTLLFLAEGQGKKAQTGTEIPNLPHRELSSLSGLARETVTRVLTRLEKKGLIKRDQDIICIPDLTALERMIV; encoded by the coding sequence ATGGAAGACCGATTTAGCCTGCAAACACCTGCCAATCCCTGGATGCTCTCGACTCCCTTTTTTCAAGGGCTACCAGAATTGGTTGTGGAAACAGCCCTCACTCATTTTGTGACCCGTACTCATCCACCCAATCAAGTGATTCTACTGGAAAATGATTGGGGTGGTTCAGTATACTTTATTGTTGATGGTTGGGTCAAAATTCGTACCTACAATTTAGAAGGCAAAGAAGTAACATTAAATATTATTGGCAAAGGTGAACTGTTTGGGGAAATGGCGGCACTAGATGAAGTACCTCGCTCTACCGATGTCATTACCCTCACACCTACTGTCATTGGGAGTATGCCATCGCAGGACTTTGTCAAGTTACTTCAAACAGAGCCTATGGCAGGAATGCGATTAGCTCAACTCATGGCGCGGCGTTTGCGACAAGTCAATCGCAGACTGCGCTTGCGGGAATCTGATAGCCAATCACGGGTGGCTGATACTTTGCTGTTTTTGGCGGAAGGACAGGGAAAAAAAGCACAAACAGGCACAGAAATTCCTAATTTACCGCACCGAGAACTCAGCAGTTTAAGTGGGTTGGCAAGAGAAACAGTGACACGAGTCTTGACAAGGCTAGAAAAGAAAGGCTTGATTAAACGGGATCAAGATATTATTTGTATTCCTGATTTGACTGCCTTGGAAAGAATGATCGTTTAA